Proteins encoded in a region of the Nonomuraea helvata genome:
- a CDS encoding epoxide hydrolase family protein, which produces MAPSPFRIEVPGEVLDDLRARLRATRFTDRSGAQPWQAGADPAYLRDLVAYWAEGFDYRAREAELNALPHHREQGLHFVRIPGVGPAPMPILLCHGWPSSFLEMLPLAARLSDPARHGGDPADAFDVVIPSMPGFLYSDLPVEPLTRAAMARTLHTLMTDTLGYERYAAFGGDIGGAAIQWLGALHPEEVAGIHLIHPPFPASLDEPPLSAEEQAFVAAEEAYDEQDGGYSAIMGTRPDTIAAALVDSPAGLAAWIVDKYRDWSDCHGDVESRFDRDTLLTILTLYWATGSIGTSFRQYYDWEHNTPRPPITVPTAITLSHEPVMTGIPRSIAERACTDLRHWSEPGRGGHFLALEEPELMHRELTTFFRPLRRTS; this is translated from the coding sequence GTGGCCCCATCCCCCTTCCGCATCGAGGTGCCCGGCGAGGTGCTGGACGACCTGCGGGCTCGTTTGCGTGCGACCAGGTTCACGGATCGCAGCGGGGCGCAGCCGTGGCAGGCCGGAGCCGACCCCGCGTACCTGCGGGATCTCGTGGCGTACTGGGCGGAGGGGTTCGACTACCGCGCCCGGGAGGCGGAGCTCAACGCGCTGCCGCACCACCGGGAGCAAGGCCTGCATTTCGTACGCATCCCCGGGGTCGGTCCCGCGCCCATGCCCATCCTCCTCTGCCATGGATGGCCGAGCAGCTTCCTGGAGATGCTCCCCCTGGCGGCACGCCTGTCCGACCCCGCCCGCCACGGCGGCGACCCGGCCGACGCGTTCGACGTCGTGATCCCGTCCATGCCGGGCTTCCTCTACTCCGACCTGCCTGTTGAGCCCCTCACACGGGCCGCGATGGCGCGTACGCTGCACACGCTGATGACCGACACCCTCGGGTACGAGCGGTACGCCGCCTTCGGCGGCGACATCGGCGGAGCGGCCATCCAGTGGCTCGGCGCGCTCCATCCCGAGGAGGTGGCCGGGATCCACCTGATCCATCCGCCGTTCCCCGCCTCGCTGGACGAGCCTCCTCTGTCGGCGGAGGAGCAGGCGTTCGTCGCGGCGGAGGAGGCGTACGACGAGCAGGACGGCGGCTACAGCGCCATCATGGGGACGCGACCCGACACCATCGCCGCCGCCCTGGTCGACTCACCCGCCGGACTGGCTGCGTGGATAGTCGACAAATATCGGGATTGGAGCGACTGCCACGGCGACGTGGAGTCCCGCTTCGACCGCGACACCCTGCTCACGATCCTGACGCTGTACTGGGCGACCGGCTCGATCGGCACCTCGTTCAGGCAGTACTACGACTGGGAGCACAACACCCCTCGGCCGCCGATCACGGTCCCGACGGCCATCACCCTCAGCCACGAACCGGTCATGACCGGCATCCCCCGCTCAATCGCCGAACGAGCCTGCACCGACCTCCGCCACTGGAGCGAACCTGGACGTGGAGGTCATTTCCTGGCGTTGGAGGAGCCGGAGCTGATGCATCGGGAGCTGACCACGTTCTTCCGCCCTCTCCGCCGCACCTCCTGA
- a CDS encoding DegV family protein, translated as MPPLVAVVTDSTAYLPDVPGVAVVPVQVIAGGVSYDEPSFGEPPLRAGGGASHHERAAPEQAVSQHERAGNDGMPSGGGGGGFRDAGSFRGDLASASTSRPSPESFASCYSSLAAAGATGIVSIHLSRELSGTVESAQAAAGQASVPVEVIDSRSIAMGLGYPVLAAARAAASGASLEEVTSAARRRMETTRSFFYVDTLEYLRRGGRIGTAASLVGSALMIKPLLHIVDGRISLLEKVRTSSRAIARLEDLAVRAAGEGPVEVAVQHLGARERAEALAERLPKRLAGLVELRVVELGAVIGAHVGPGMLGLTVTSSDL; from the coding sequence GTGCCGCCCTTGGTCGCCGTCGTCACCGACTCGACGGCCTATCTGCCGGATGTGCCGGGTGTCGCGGTGGTGCCGGTGCAGGTGATCGCCGGGGGTGTGTCGTACGACGAGCCCTCGTTCGGCGAACCTCCCCTGCGGGCGGGCGGCGGCGCGTCCCATCATGAGCGCGCCGCACCTGAGCAGGCCGTATCTCAGCATGAGAGGGCCGGCAACGACGGGATGCCTTCAGGTGGGGGTGGCGGCGGCTTCCGCGACGCAGGCTCTTTCAGGGGCGACCTCGCCTCCGCCAGCACCTCCCGCCCCTCGCCGGAGAGCTTCGCGTCCTGCTACTCCTCCCTGGCGGCCGCAGGCGCGACCGGCATCGTCTCGATCCACCTGTCCCGGGAGCTGTCGGGCACCGTCGAGTCCGCCCAGGCGGCCGCCGGCCAGGCATCCGTACCCGTGGAAGTGATCGACAGCCGTTCGATCGCCATGGGGCTCGGCTACCCGGTCCTGGCGGCCGCCCGCGCCGCCGCGAGCGGCGCCTCCCTGGAGGAGGTGACGTCGGCCGCCCGCCGCCGCATGGAGACCACCCGGTCGTTCTTCTACGTCGACACCCTCGAGTACCTGCGTCGCGGCGGCCGCATCGGCACGGCCGCCTCCCTCGTCGGCTCTGCCCTCATGATCAAGCCGCTGCTCCACATCGTGGACGGTCGCATCTCGCTCCTGGAGAAGGTCCGTACGTCGTCACGCGCCATCGCCCGCCTGGAGGACCTGGCCGTGCGGGCGGCGGGCGAGGGGCCCGTGGAGGTGGCCGTACAGCACTTGGGGGCAAGGGAACGGGCCGAGGCGCTGGCGGAGCGCCTGCCGAAGCGGCTGGCCGGTCTGGTGGAGTTGCGGGTGGTGGAGCTCGGAGCGGTGATCGGCGCCCACGTGGGCCCCGGCATGCTCGGCCTCACGGTCACGTCGTCTGACCTGTAG
- a CDS encoding ComEC/Rec2 family competence protein, with the protein MLICAAAASASVAFRVHALSTGPAADLAKRNTSVTAQIALTDDPKRRASRGGHFNQESYVIPATLELIQTARTRESVNVPITVFASGHDWSAFLPSQHIEVTGRLARPNPGDLVAAILLVQGRPRVLTAPSGLQAAAGTLRSGLRAAADDLPADQRGLLPGLVVGDVSRMDPQVTADLKEAGLSRHLNAVSGANLAIVAGATLALSRLLGLPLPLRAVFAAIAMLAFAVVARPSPSVLRALLMGLAAAIALGTGRSKDGLAALSATVLLLVLFAPELARSYGFALSVAATAGILVLAPRWRDRLSPPKGGTTTSERDGSSGGGASKGAYGSSGGGDASRRAYGLPRWMAEAVAVPVAAQMAVTPVLVLMAGQLTPVAVVANLLVAPAVAPATLLGFGAALVAPVWPGGARLLVIPAGYAVGWIVTVARWAVNLPFATVPWPGGLPGLGLLLVVVAVAIPILRRRAWRAVALTVAGAAMVAVLVIRPIAGSWPPKGWLMVMCDVGQGDGLVVAAGPGRGVVVDTGPDPVVMDRCLRRVGVDDVPLLILTHPHADHVDGLAGVLRNRRVGAVVVSPQRTGARSSAHISATLVRHHIPEWTASPGAGWRFGPSELTVLGPDPAQSEMNGQGEGSEINNSSVVVHVRWRSGSILLSGDLETEAQEELLRRVAVRADILKTPHHGSNRQSPAFLSAVGARAALISVGAGNDYGHPALSTLALLHRLGASVYRTDKSGDLAVVERGGEMAVVSRGL; encoded by the coding sequence ATGCTCATCTGTGCCGCTGCGGCCTCGGCGTCGGTCGCCTTCCGGGTCCACGCCCTGAGCACCGGCCCAGCGGCCGACCTGGCCAAGAGGAACACCTCTGTAACCGCCCAGATCGCCCTGACAGACGACCCCAAGCGGAGAGCGAGCAGAGGCGGCCACTTCAACCAAGAGAGCTACGTGATCCCAGCCACCCTGGAGCTCATTCAAACGGCCCGCACCCGAGAGTCCGTCAACGTCCCCATCACCGTCTTCGCCAGCGGACACGACTGGAGCGCCTTTCTTCCCAGCCAGCACATTGAGGTCACCGGCCGCCTGGCCAGGCCGAACCCTGGCGATCTCGTTGCAGCCATCCTCCTGGTGCAGGGTCGCCCCCGGGTCCTGACAGCCCCGTCCGGCCTCCAGGCGGCGGCGGGCACCCTCAGGTCGGGCTTGCGAGCCGCCGCCGACGACCTTCCCGCCGATCAGCGAGGACTCCTGCCGGGTTTGGTCGTCGGTGATGTCTCACGCATGGACCCTCAAGTGACAGCCGACCTCAAGGAGGCAGGACTGAGCCGCCACTTGAACGCCGTAAGCGGTGCAAACCTGGCAATCGTGGCAGGCGCCACCCTTGCCCTGTCTCGCCTCCTCGGGCTCCCGCTCCCTCTGAGAGCTGTCTTCGCGGCTATCGCGATGCTCGCCTTCGCCGTGGTCGCCCGCCCGTCGCCGAGTGTCCTACGTGCCCTCCTCATGGGCCTGGCCGCCGCCATCGCGCTGGGCACAGGCCGCTCGAAGGACGGTCTGGCGGCTCTGTCGGCAACGGTCCTCCTCTTGGTGCTGTTCGCTCCCGAGCTGGCCCGCTCGTACGGCTTCGCCCTCTCGGTCGCGGCAACCGCGGGCATCCTCGTTCTCGCCCCACGCTGGCGCGATCGCTTGTCGCCGCCCAAGGGCGGGACCACCACCTCAGAGAGAGATGGGTCATCGGGCGGCGGCGCTTCCAAAGGGGCGTATGGGTCATCGGGTGGCGGCGACGCTTCCAGAAGGGCGTATGGGTTGCCGCGTTGGATGGCCGAGGCTGTCGCTGTGCCGGTGGCCGCGCAGATGGCGGTGACGCCCGTTCTCGTGCTGATGGCGGGACAACTGACCCCCGTCGCGGTGGTCGCCAACCTGCTCGTGGCTCCGGCGGTGGCGCCTGCGACGCTGCTCGGGTTCGGTGCCGCCCTGGTGGCGCCCGTATGGCCCGGAGGCGCCAGGCTTCTGGTGATTCCGGCCGGTTACGCGGTCGGGTGGATCGTCACGGTGGCCCGCTGGGCGGTCAACCTGCCGTTCGCCACCGTGCCATGGCCCGGTGGCCTTCCAGGATTGGGATTGCTTCTGGTCGTGGTGGCGGTCGCGATCCCGATCCTGCGGCGGCGGGCCTGGAGGGCGGTGGCGCTGACGGTGGCCGGTGCCGCCATGGTGGCGGTGCTGGTGATCCGGCCCATCGCCGGTTCGTGGCCGCCCAAGGGGTGGCTGATGGTGATGTGCGATGTCGGCCAAGGGGACGGCCTTGTCGTGGCGGCGGGGCCGGGGCGAGGCGTCGTGGTCGACACCGGGCCTGATCCGGTCGTCATGGACCGGTGCCTGCGCAGGGTCGGCGTTGACGACGTACCTCTGCTCATCCTCACCCACCCGCATGCCGACCATGTGGACGGCCTCGCGGGCGTGCTCAGGAACCGGCGCGTGGGAGCCGTGGTCGTCAGCCCGCAACGGACCGGTGCTCGATCCAGCGCTCACATCTCGGCCACACTGGTACGCCACCACATACCGGAATGGACGGCATCGCCAGGGGCGGGTTGGCGGTTCGGTCCGTCGGAGCTGACCGTGCTCGGCCCCGACCCCGCTCAGAGCGAGATGAACGGGCAGGGGGAGGGCAGCGAGATCAACAACTCCAGCGTGGTCGTCCACGTGCGCTGGCGGTCCGGCTCGATCCTGCTGAGCGGCGACCTGGAGACGGAGGCGCAGGAGGAGCTGTTGCGGCGGGTTGCGGTACGGGCCGACATCCTCAAGACCCCGCACCACGGATCCAACAGGCAGTCCCCGGCCTTCCTGTCGGCCGTCGGCGCGCGGGCCGCGTTGATCAGCGTGGGGGCCGGCAACGACTACGGCCATCCGGCCCTGTCCACGCTCGCGCTCCTCCACCGGCTGGGGGCCAGTGTCTACCGGACCGATAAATCCGGCGACCTCGCCGTTGTGGAGAGGGGAGGGGAGATGGCTGTGGTTTCGCGTGGCCTGTAG
- the holA gene encoding DNA polymerase III subunit delta produces the protein MAGTDPAPVTLVLGDEELMAERAVSGVVAAARSADPAAEVHDLLGGKVGVGELTQLTSPSLFGDRSVVVIRSAQDLAKEVIAEIVAYAKQPSDDTVLVLAHPGGVKGKALVDGVKKAGAKVVTVDKVTKAGERLDFIKGEFKRAGRSIAGDAAQALLEAVGNDLRELAAACSQLAFDTEDKTISAAAVARYHKGRAEVTGFNVADSAVEGRLADALEQLRWALGTGVAPVLLVSALAGGLRSLAKVGSAPRNLRGGQLASHVGMPPWKVDRVKRQLNGWGPEGLSRAIQAVASADEQVKGGGADPAYALEHTVQVIVACRTGR, from the coding sequence ATGGCGGGAACCGATCCAGCACCTGTGACCCTGGTCCTCGGCGATGAGGAGCTGATGGCCGAGCGGGCGGTCAGCGGTGTCGTCGCGGCGGCTCGGTCCGCTGACCCGGCAGCCGAGGTGCATGACCTCCTGGGCGGGAAGGTCGGTGTCGGGGAGCTGACGCAGCTGACTTCGCCGTCGCTCTTCGGCGATCGGTCCGTGGTGGTGATCCGATCGGCGCAGGATCTGGCGAAGGAGGTCATCGCCGAGATCGTCGCCTATGCCAAGCAGCCCTCCGACGACACCGTGCTGGTGCTGGCGCACCCGGGCGGGGTGAAGGGGAAGGCGCTGGTCGATGGGGTGAAGAAGGCCGGGGCCAAGGTGGTCACGGTTGACAAGGTCACCAAGGCAGGGGAGCGGCTCGACTTCATCAAGGGCGAGTTCAAGCGGGCCGGGCGGAGCATCGCCGGCGACGCGGCCCAGGCGTTGCTCGAGGCCGTGGGCAACGACCTGCGGGAGCTGGCGGCGGCCTGCAGCCAGCTGGCGTTCGACACGGAAGACAAGACGATCAGCGCGGCCGCCGTGGCTCGCTACCACAAGGGCCGGGCCGAGGTGACCGGCTTCAACGTGGCGGACTCCGCTGTCGAGGGCCGCCTGGCCGACGCGCTGGAGCAGTTGCGGTGGGCTCTCGGCACCGGGGTCGCTCCCGTCCTGCTGGTGAGCGCGCTGGCCGGTGGGCTGCGCTCGCTGGCCAAGGTCGGCAGCGCGCCGCGCAACCTTCGGGGTGGGCAACTGGCCAGCCATGTCGGCATGCCGCCGTGGAAGGTCGACCGGGTCAAGCGGCAGCTGAACGGGTGGGGGCCCGAAGGGCTGTCCAGGGCCATCCAGGCTGTGGCCAGCGCGGATGAGCAGGTCAAGGGCGGGGGAGCGGACCCCGCCTACGCGTTGGAGCATACGGTGCAGGTCATCGTCGCCTGCCGCACAGGGCGGTAG
- the hutI gene encoding imidazolonepropionase: MTVRLLTNIGRLWTGNEVLSNAAILVHNDRIAWVGRAPDLPQSVPGVVDDIVDVDHVENLGGALVTPGLIDAHTHPVYAGNRYAELAIRTGGSTSASITAAGGGVGSTVTVTRGTDPWTLCNGVRERLRGWLLSGTTTVEAKTGYHLTRDGELADVRLLRELEKEPMMPRVHVTFLAAHTVPPEYFGRQREYVEAVGAWCADAAAAGADSVDVYCDEGHFTTEESRWVLASGRNVGLLPRIHAGLYSRRGAVQLAAELGCASADGLHHMSDEDIAIMSRYGVPAVVCPATALQRGHLPPVRQMIKHGVQIALGSDHNPGYCGITSMSLVIAMAVSAFGMSVNDALRAATLGGATVLGAPDRGVLAPGRLADIVQWDADHEGAFAWSFGLKPRRVWRGGTPVQ, translated from the coding sequence GTGACCGTTCGACTGCTGACCAACATCGGCCGCCTCTGGACCGGCAACGAGGTCCTCAGCAACGCGGCCATCCTCGTGCACAACGATCGCATCGCGTGGGTCGGGCGGGCGCCCGACCTGCCGCAGAGCGTGCCCGGGGTCGTCGACGACATCGTCGACGTCGACCACGTCGAAAACCTGGGCGGCGCGCTCGTCACGCCCGGTCTCATCGACGCCCACACCCATCCCGTCTACGCCGGCAACCGCTACGCCGAGCTGGCCATCCGCACCGGCGGCTCCACCTCGGCCTCGATCACCGCGGCGGGCGGCGGCGTGGGCTCGACCGTCACCGTGACCCGCGGCACCGACCCGTGGACCCTCTGCAACGGCGTACGCGAGCGGCTGCGCGGCTGGCTGCTCAGCGGCACCACCACCGTCGAGGCCAAGACCGGCTACCACCTCACCCGCGACGGCGAGCTGGCCGACGTCCGACTCCTGCGTGAGCTGGAGAAGGAGCCGATGATGCCGCGGGTGCACGTCACGTTCCTGGCGGCGCACACCGTGCCGCCCGAGTACTTCGGGCGGCAGCGCGAATACGTCGAGGCCGTGGGCGCCTGGTGCGCGGACGCGGCCGCGGCGGGCGCCGACAGCGTCGACGTCTACTGCGACGAGGGCCACTTCACCACCGAGGAGTCCCGCTGGGTGCTCGCCTCGGGGCGCAACGTCGGGCTGCTGCCGCGCATCCACGCCGGCCTCTACAGCCGCCGCGGCGCCGTCCAGCTGGCCGCCGAGCTCGGCTGTGCCTCCGCCGACGGGCTGCACCACATGTCGGACGAGGACATCGCGATCATGTCCCGCTACGGCGTGCCCGCCGTCGTCTGCCCGGCCACCGCTCTCCAGCGCGGCCATCTCCCGCCGGTCCGCCAGATGATCAAGCACGGCGTGCAGATCGCCCTCGGCAGCGACCACAACCCCGGCTACTGCGGCATCACCTCGATGTCCCTGGTCATCGCCATGGCGGTGTCGGCCTTCGGGATGAGCGTCAACGACGCCCTGCGTGCCGCCACCCTCGGCGGCGCCACCGTCCTTGGCGCTCCTGACCGCGGCGTCCTGGCGCCGGGCCGGCTGGCGGACATCGTCCAGTGGGACGCCGACCACGAGGGCGCCTTCGCCTGGTCCTTCGGGCTCAAGCCGCGCCGGGTGTGGCGGGGTGGGACGCCCGTTCAGTAG
- a CDS encoding MarR family winged helix-turn-helix transcriptional regulator, with protein MEDSVDRHLARWRGRAPFDERVEAVVTRMQFLVKHLAHTKEAALKEVGMQDFEFETLHRLVARDGSATPSELAADLLLSPAGMTGRLDTLERSGLVRRIRSTEDRRRVDVELTSKGHDLWMDAMTIRGQVEADLVNALPPADQALLDGLLKRLLVKAEAGH; from the coding sequence ATGGAGGACTCGGTCGATCGCCACCTGGCCCGCTGGCGCGGCAGGGCCCCGTTCGACGAGCGGGTGGAGGCGGTCGTGACGCGGATGCAGTTCCTCGTCAAGCACCTGGCCCACACCAAGGAGGCGGCGCTGAAGGAGGTGGGGATGCAGGACTTCGAGTTCGAGACGCTGCACCGGCTCGTGGCACGCGACGGCTCCGCGACCCCGTCCGAGCTGGCCGCCGACCTCCTGCTCTCCCCTGCGGGGATGACGGGCCGGCTGGACACCCTGGAGCGATCGGGTCTGGTACGTCGGATACGCAGCACGGAGGACCGCCGGCGGGTGGACGTCGAGCTCACCTCCAAGGGCCACGACCTCTGGATGGACGCGATGACGATCCGGGGGCAGGTGGAGGCCGACCTGGTGAACGCCCTCCCGCCCGCGGACCAGGCCCTCCTGGACGGCCTGCTCAAACGGCTCCTGGTGAAGGCGGAAGCCGGCCACTGA
- a CDS encoding ComEA family DNA-binding protein — translation MGALAAAVAAFFLWRSQPSPEPLPPPTPIAAHTTPSPTPTAPAKVTVHVTGKIHKPGVYQLPSGSRVTDAVTAAGGASRGASTGSLNLARRLVDGEQIVVGGTATQAALGSSSTDPGATAVLNLNSATTDQLEQLPGVGEVLAARITEFRDSHGGFTAIEQLREVTGIGPRKFDELKARVSV, via the coding sequence GTGGGAGCCCTCGCCGCCGCCGTCGCGGCCTTCTTCCTCTGGCGTTCCCAGCCCTCACCAGAGCCCTTGCCACCGCCCACTCCGATCGCCGCACATACGACCCCGTCGCCGACGCCGACCGCCCCGGCCAAGGTGACCGTCCACGTCACCGGAAAGATCCACAAGCCCGGTGTCTACCAACTCCCTTCAGGCTCACGGGTCACGGACGCCGTGACGGCAGCAGGAGGCGCGTCGCGCGGCGCCTCCACCGGCTCACTCAACCTCGCCAGACGCCTGGTCGACGGCGAGCAGATAGTCGTAGGCGGCACCGCCACCCAGGCAGCCCTCGGATCCTCCAGCACGGACCCGGGCGCCACCGCCGTACTCAACCTCAACTCCGCCACGACCGACCAACTCGAACAGCTTCCCGGCGTAGGGGAGGTCCTGGCAGCCCGTATCACCGAGTTCCGCGACTCTCATGGTGGTTTCACCGCAATTGAGCAGCTACGTGAGGTGACTGGAATAGGCCCACGTAAGTTCGACGAGCTCAAGGCGAGGGTCAGCGTCTGA
- a CDS encoding helix-turn-helix domain-containing protein, with product MATGSELGDYLRSRRERVRPEDVGQPGGDRRRVPGLRREEVALLAGISTEYCLRLEQGRDRHPSEQVLHGIARALLLDGDEETYLRELARPPRPRSRRAARPAKVSPGVESLINSWTATPAYVHGPHMVTLAANPMAVALCPHFAVGVNSLRAAFLEQEMRELYRDWDGMTAKAPPPQQRQSPPPARLDPTLQRRDGHVDGREPPPPRPPQAGLRAWAPRPRRTTTTSLSLSRHGEPMDTRNHGWFPSRPGHGGHTDHTKPCPPPFLSHGI from the coding sequence ATGGCAACCGGAAGTGAGCTGGGCGACTACCTGCGTTCCCGGCGTGAGCGCGTCCGTCCGGAGGACGTCGGTCAGCCCGGGGGCGACAGGCGCCGGGTGCCGGGTCTGCGCCGCGAGGAGGTAGCCCTGCTCGCGGGGATCAGCACCGAGTACTGCCTCCGTCTTGAGCAGGGGCGCGACCGTCACCCTTCAGAGCAGGTCCTTCACGGCATCGCCCGTGCCTTGCTGCTGGACGGTGACGAGGAGACGTACCTGCGCGAGCTGGCCCGCCCGCCGCGTCCCAGATCGCGAAGGGCCGCGCGTCCGGCGAAGGTCAGCCCCGGTGTGGAGAGCCTGATCAACAGCTGGACCGCCACTCCCGCCTACGTCCACGGCCCGCACATGGTCACGCTCGCCGCGAACCCCATGGCGGTCGCCTTGTGCCCGCACTTCGCCGTGGGCGTCAATTCTCTGCGCGCCGCGTTCCTGGAGCAGGAGATGCGCGAGCTCTACCGCGACTGGGACGGGATGACGGCCAAGGCGCCGCCACCTCAGCAGCGCCAAAGCCCGCCGCCTGCTCGGCTGGACCCCACGCTCCAGCGAAGAGACGGTCACGTCGACGGCCGAGAGCCTCCTCCGCCACGGCCTCCTCAGGCAGGCCTGAGGGCATGGGCACCGCGGCCACGCAGAACCACGACCACCTCTCTTTCCCTCTCACGGCATGGGGAGCCTATGGATACGCGAAATCACGGCTGGTTCCCTTCCCGCCCAGGGCATGGAGGGCATACGGACCACACGAAACCATGCCCACCTCCCTTCCTTTCCCACGGCATTTGA
- a CDS encoding MFS transporter — protein MIKRLLIGRCLSALATALIPTTLTLAVLRATGDGGALGIVLASEMVPLLLFLPVGGVLADRIRPERVALLADLTRCLSQAAIAVELLLGVNRLLDLAVLSAVAGVAIAFGSPAVPRLVVAVVPGEDRLRMNARIGVATSLSAVVAPALAGTVTLAAGPGWAAALTAALFACSALTLGGIRTPAAPHAGKVSSFGRDVAEGWREVRGRRWFLACTLAHGVWHFMAGLFLTLAPVTAVRELGGEVSWTVIVQSGTVGLVLGVLAAPRLPIRRPLAVVQAGAACYLLPMVALAVTAPTAVMAGAYFVAMFGLGLLSPLWETVVADEIPEQALGRVRSFDQLISFASRPFGLAVAAPLAGVTGVTALALTGGVLVAAGNLAAILPSRSSLRHAPAEGAPERVR, from the coding sequence GTGATCAAGCGACTCCTCATCGGGCGGTGCCTGTCCGCGCTCGCCACCGCGCTCATCCCCACCACCCTGACGCTCGCGGTGCTGCGGGCGACCGGGGACGGCGGGGCGCTGGGCATCGTGCTGGCGAGCGAGATGGTGCCGCTCCTGCTGTTCCTTCCCGTGGGCGGGGTTCTGGCCGACCGGATCCGGCCAGAACGGGTCGCGCTGCTCGCCGACCTGACCCGGTGCCTGTCGCAGGCCGCCATCGCCGTGGAACTGCTGCTCGGCGTGAACCGGCTCCTCGATCTGGCGGTGCTGTCCGCCGTGGCGGGGGTGGCCATCGCGTTCGGCAGCCCGGCCGTGCCGAGGCTGGTGGTCGCGGTGGTGCCCGGCGAGGACAGGCTGCGGATGAACGCGCGCATCGGCGTGGCCACCAGCCTGTCCGCGGTCGTCGCTCCGGCGCTGGCGGGGACGGTCACGCTGGCCGCCGGTCCCGGCTGGGCGGCCGCGCTCACGGCGGCGCTGTTCGCCTGCTCGGCGCTCACTCTCGGCGGGATCCGCACGCCCGCGGCGCCCCATGCCGGAAAGGTCTCCTCCTTCGGCAGGGACGTGGCCGAGGGGTGGCGGGAGGTCAGGGGACGTCGATGGTTCCTGGCCTGCACGCTCGCGCACGGCGTGTGGCACTTCATGGCCGGGTTGTTCCTGACGCTCGCGCCCGTGACGGCCGTGCGGGAGCTCGGCGGCGAGGTGAGCTGGACGGTGATCGTGCAGAGCGGCACGGTCGGCCTGGTCCTGGGCGTGCTGGCCGCTCCTCGGCTGCCCATCCGCAGGCCGCTGGCGGTGGTCCAGGCCGGCGCCGCCTGCTACCTGCTGCCCATGGTGGCCCTGGCCGTGACGGCGCCCACCGCGGTGATGGCGGGGGCGTACTTCGTGGCGATGTTCGGGCTGGGGCTGCTCAGCCCGCTGTGGGAGACGGTGGTGGCCGACGAGATCCCGGAGCAGGCGCTGGGGCGGGTGCGCTCGTTCGACCAGCTCATCTCGTTCGCGTCGCGGCCGTTCGGGCTGGCCGTGGCGGCGCCGCTGGCCGGTGTCACCGGGGTGACGGCGCTCGCCCTGACCGGCGGCGTGCTGGTCGCCGCCGGGAACCTCGCCGCCATCCTCCCGTCGCGATCCTCCCTCCGGCACGCTCCCGCGGAAGGCGCCCCGGAGAGGGTCAGGTGA